The following is a genomic window from Lysinibacillus sp. JNUCC-52.
TGCCGTTGCATATGTCGATCAATTTGTTTCCTATACATCCATTTTAAATTTAAAATTTGTGACAAATACTCAAAACTTAGAAGTGGTTGTACTGCATGCACTTTTATTGGAGCATATTATAGCAAACGAAACAGCTCATTCTTTGGAGTATGAAAGTAATTTGTTACAAGGCTATATTCAAGAGATTTTCGCTTTAAACGATCACGCCGCAACACTCTTTTCCAATCATAAAGAAAAGCTGCTACGCTACATTGAGAATCAAACTATATAAAAAAGACGATCAAAACAACAAAATTCATTGTGCTGATCGTCTTTTGTTTATTGAATACCTTTAATCATTAAAGAGCGCACTGGTAAAAATTGCTCTCCTGTATCGCCATAAGTTATTACTACTTCGTCACCTTCTTGTAAATAAATTGCAAGGGGTTCCGTTTCTGCACTTACTAAATAGTTCTCACCATTACTCAGTAAAAACGATACGATAGTAAAGTCACCAAGTCGTTCTTTATAAACGCGTAGTACTGTTCCACTTGCATTTTTCTCTTCTGCATTAGAACTACCATCAACCGTACTTCCACCGCGGCTAAGTGCAGTTTTATATAATTTCAACGCTTCTTTCGGTGTAGTTGCATAGGCTGAAATTTCAGGATTTGCTGCCGACACGATGAAATAATTTTGTAAGAAGCCATTAGCATCCAGCACTGCAGTTAACCAACTTGCCTCACCATAAAAGTTATACAATACAGGCATTTCTCCTGCCCACTTTTTCTCTATAAATTTCTTTTCAATAATTTGCAAATTCCCTTGTGAATCCATATAAGATTCATTTTGATTTCCTGTATAATATGTCGCTTCCCCAGTTCGAGCATTCGTTAATGAGTAGCCGAGCATTGAATCGACGCCCTCTTTTGGACTTGTGAAGTCAGTGAAATAATACATATCGCCTGCCTCATCAAATATCGGGCTGACATTGGACTCAGTGCCTTCGTCTGAAGGTAGCTTAACATCCTTCTTACCAAACATACTGTTCCAGTAACCATGAACGTATTTTCCATAATAGCTATTTTGTAAACTTACTGTCTCAGGTGAAACAGCACCATCTATAAATGCAGGAACATCATCCAATTTTACAAGCTCAGATTTACCTGTCAATGCATCTACAAGTACAATGCCCTGTACATCAAAGCCATTTCGTGCAGATATAAATTCCCCATAAGAACGGATATAGTATGGTTTACCCTCATCATCAATTTCTAGCTGAACATCTCCATAGAAAATAAGGAATGGATGTTGCAAGCGTATATGACGCTCTAAATTAGCATTTAAATAAGCTGAAGGAACATATTTCATTTCCTGTGGGACAAATTTAGGATTATCAGCTGAGTCCGTGGCACTCATTGTAAAATAACCTGGTGTTGTCTTACCATTCATCCATTTAAAGAAACCTGAAAATTCAACTGGTGCGATATAAACATACTCACCATTCACCTTCTGAATTTGTAATCGTCCTAGCTCATAATAACTTGTATTTGGAACTTGCCCAAATGCTTTTTTCATTTTATTTCGGACAAATTTAGGCGGGACACTCGCTGGTGTTTGCGTCTCATCAAACGGCTTAATCTCCACCTCTTCTTTCATTTCCGCTGATTTGAATTTATCATTCGCGTTCCACAGTGGAGCGGACAATACATAGACCCCTACAACTAAGCTCGCTAAAAACAAAACACCTTTAATCTTTCTCTCAATACCACTTGCAAGAAATGCTCCACCTAAAGTTAGTAGTATAATTACTGGCCAAAAGACAAGCCAGTTCACGTCAATTTTTGTAACATATAGCGTAATACCCGACGCTATAAATCCTATAACAAAGACACCAATAAAAAAGTAACCGACTACTTTTTTCGATTCCCCATCTTCACGCTTCTTCGTTATTAGCGGTGTTAATAGTACACTCGCAATTAATGCAATGACTGCAGAAGCTATTAATAACTTCGTCATATCGTTCACCCTCTCCTCACTTACTGTCTACTTATTTACGGTTACATATTAAAAAAGTTTCAAACATAAATTGAAGTTGAACGGACTCCCTCCCTCTTAATAGCCGAACATTACAAGGTATAAAGAGCTTTTGCTGGAAAAAGGAAATTTAAACAACGATAAAGAATTGTAATGTAAAGGAGCTGAAAAATTTGGCTAGAAAAATTTTGTTAACGTTAGCCGTACTTTTTGGTCTTTATTACATTTTTTTCTTTTCTCATATTGACCAAAGTTTGAAACTACTATACAAAGTTATCCCTATGATTTTGATTATAGTAATGGCTGCAACCCAGAAAACAAAATCTATAAAAAAATATCAACTATTAATAGTTATTGGGCTAATATTTTGTATGGTAGGTGACTACACATTACAATGGTTTCTTATTGGTCTTACAAGCTTCTTAATTGGCCATATTTTTTATATTTTTGCCTTTTCAAGTACTAATGAACAACCTGTGCCAACTTGGGCAAAGGTTGTATTACTTCTATATGGAGTAGCGATGGCAAGCTGGATTGCCACTACAGTCTTTAAATCTGGTGAAACAGTTCTTACTTTTGCAGTGTTAGCGTATATTTCAATTATTTTAACAATGGGCTGGACTGCCATTCGAACTGGTTCCTCTTTCGCTATTATCGGTGCAATATTATTTATCGCATCAGATTCCTATTTAGCGATAAATAAATTTGTTTTGCCTTTACCTTTTTCACATGAGGTTATTATGATGACCTATTATAGTGCTCAAATACTTATTGCATTGAGTATCCTTCAATATTCCGAAATCCGAAGTAAAGTGGTACAATGAAAGTGCCTGGCACTCAAACAATTCTGAATTGTTTGAGTGCCAGACACCTACAAAGGAGGCCATATATTCTATGAAAGAACAAGTAATCGAGCGATTAATTCGCTACGCAAAAATCGATACACAATCAGACTTCACAAGTGAAACAACTCCTTCCACTCAAAAGCAATTTGACTTATTGCATGTATTGAAGGATGAGCTTGCCGCAATCGGCTTAACAGACATTACATTAGATGACAATGGCTATTTATTTGCAACACTTGAAGCAAATACAGATAAAGAAGTACCAACAATCGGCTTTTTAGCGCATGTGGATACAGCAACAGACTACACTGGTAAAAATGTACAACCACAACGAATCGACAATTACGATGGCGGTGACATTCAATTAAACGAGAATTTAATCATGTCTCCCACTGAATTCCCTGAGCTAAAAAACTACATTGGGCAAACGTTAATTACAACAGATGGTACGACACTTTTAGGTGCGGACGATAAAGCGGGCATTGCTGAAATTATGACTGCTATGGAATACTTAATCAATAATCCTTCAATTAAGCACGGTAAATTACGTGTAGCGTTCACTCCTGATGAGGAAATTGGTCGTGGACCTCATAAATTTGATGTTGCTGCATTTGGAGCTGATTACGCCTATACAATGGATGGCGGACCACTAGGCGAGCTACAATACGAAAGCTTTAATGCTGCGGGTGTTAAAGTGATAACAAAAGGAACAAGCGTACACCCAGGCTCAGCAAAAAATAAAATGGTCAACTCTATCACGATGGCTATTGCTTTCCAAAACGAAATGCCTACAGATGCAGTACCTGAAAAAACAGAAGGCTATGAAGGATTTATCCATTTAATGGGCTTTAAAGGTGCTATTGAACATACAGAGCTTTCTTATATTGTACGTGACCATGATCGTCATAAATTTGAAGCGAAAAAGCAATTAATGCGTGATGCTGCTGCCAAAATACAAGCTCAGTTTGGGAAGGATGCACTGACAATTTCTATTGAGGACCAATACTATAACATGGGTGAAAAAATTGAACCTGTAAAAGAAATTGTTGACATTGCACGTCAAGCAATGGAAAAATTAGATATTACACCGAATACATTACCGATTCGTGGTGGTACTGATGGCTCTCAACTTTCCTATATGGGCTTACCAACGCCAAACATTTTTGCAGGTGGCGAGAACATGCATGGTAAATACGAATATGTATCTGCCGAAACAATGGAAAAAGCTACTCATGTTATTATTGAAATCGTGCAATTATTTGAACAACAAGGCAAATAAGTCATTTTTACATTCGAGCGATAAGAAACAATTGAAAGCGAGGACTCTCTAAAAAGTCTTCAAGATACTAAAATCCGCTTCGCTCCCGATGGGTAAGGTACGACTAGTAAAGCAACTAGGCCCGTGCGTTTGCTTTTTATTAGGAGTCAACGCGGATTTTTTCATCATTTATTACACCTCGGCTTACTACGTCCAGATATTTTAATGCCCGCGCAAAAATATGTGAAGTCTGCTGAAGCAAGTTAAAGATGACTCCTTGTTAATTTCTCGATAATAATAACTGAATTTTCAAATTACATAAAAGTTAGGATGATGAATTTTGAAAGAAATTGCATTAGGCATTTTAGCTTCACTATTTTTTGCAGTGACATTTATTTTAAATCACTCGATGGAAATGCAAGGAGGCAGTTGGCTCTGGAGTGCATCACTTCGTTACTTTTTCATGTTGCCCTTTTTACTAGCTATCGTCTTTTATCGTAAAGGCTTTTTGCAACTAACAAATGAAATGAAAAGTAGACCTGTAGCATGGCTACTGTGGAGCTTCGTTGGCTTCGTGCTATTTTATGCACCAATTACCTTTGCAGCTGCGTTCGGTCCAGGGTGGCTCGTTTCTGGAACATGGCAATTTACAATTGTTGCGGGTGTTCTACTCGCCCCCTTCTTTATCACAGTAATTGCTGGAAAAACAGTACGACAAAAAATCCCGTTAATATCTTTACTTATTTCCTGTGTTATTTTAGTAGGAATTTTATTAATTCAAGTACCACAAGCACAATCTGTTCCAACAAAAAATCTTTTATTAG
Proteins encoded in this region:
- the pepT gene encoding peptidase T gives rise to the protein MKEQVIERLIRYAKIDTQSDFTSETTPSTQKQFDLLHVLKDELAAIGLTDITLDDNGYLFATLEANTDKEVPTIGFLAHVDTATDYTGKNVQPQRIDNYDGGDIQLNENLIMSPTEFPELKNYIGQTLITTDGTTLLGADDKAGIAEIMTAMEYLINNPSIKHGKLRVAFTPDEEIGRGPHKFDVAAFGADYAYTMDGGPLGELQYESFNAAGVKVITKGTSVHPGSAKNKMVNSITMAIAFQNEMPTDAVPEKTEGYEGFIHLMGFKGAIEHTELSYIVRDHDRHKFEAKKQLMRDAAAKIQAQFGKDALTISIEDQYYNMGEKIEPVKEIVDIARQAMEKLDITPNTLPIRGGTDGSQLSYMGLPTPNIFAGGENMHGKYEYVSAETMEKATHVIIEIVQLFEQQGK
- a CDS encoding lysoplasmalogenase, yielding MARKILLTLAVLFGLYYIFFFSHIDQSLKLLYKVIPMILIIVMAATQKTKSIKKYQLLIVIGLIFCMVGDYTLQWFLIGLTSFLIGHIFYIFAFSSTNEQPVPTWAKVVLLLYGVAMASWIATTVFKSGETVLTFAVLAYISIILTMGWTAIRTGSSFAIIGAILFIASDSYLAINKFVLPLPFSHEVIMMTYYSAQILIALSILQYSEIRSKVVQ